The window AAGCGGAAAGCTAAAGGGGTTATCTTGAAGTGATGAAGCCATGCCTTCTCGGGACGTGACCTCAACGGCAATTCAAATAGCCTCAAGATAGAATACAATACGTTTTGTGTAGTTTGAGTTTCTGTTGTGCAAACACAACTCCCCTGTAAAGCACCACATTTTACAGCTGTGGTTCTTATATCGATCGCTGCATACAGAGATGGCAGAGGCGCATCAAGCTCGTGTGCAGTCAGTGATAGAGGATATGGTTCAAAAATTGGAAAGAGACCATATTAGAAAAATGCAAGTAAGTGGACGTAGCATACAACTTTTCCAAATCACCAGTGTTTTCTTGTTCAATTTACCAATGGAATTATCTGTGTTAATGTAAACAGGGTCGCATGTTCAAATGCAGTGCAGAATGTTGTGAGCACTCCACGGACTCGATGTCACAGGTGCATCACTGTATTGACCGCTGTCACACGCCTCTGGCCCAAGCTCAAGGACTGGTCACCTCCGAGCTAGAGAAATTTCAAGTGAGTATTTCAAGAACCACCTCGAATGCATGTAATCACAAATGTGATTATATCAAATCACATGTTGCCGTTTCACTGCCAACGGTCTAGGCTAAAGCAATTACTCCTTATCTCCAGGATCGACTAAGCAGGTGCACTATGCATTGCAACGACAAAGCCAAGGACCTGTTTGACTCAGGGGACAAGGAGCCAGCGGTACGAGCACTGATGGAAAGTTGTGTAGGTAGCTGTGTGGATGACCATGTCAACTTAATTCCTAGCATGACACGCAGACTCAAAGACAACCTGGACTCTATACCTCAGTGAGGAGATGTGCTACAGATAATTCACTAAGAAAGGTTGGACCCCATTCTATAGTACAATGAGCAGGGAGGAGTTCATAGTTTACTTACCTCTAATGAAGGAGAAGGAATTATACTACGAACTAACTCAATGTAATGGTGTACACTGCAGTGAAAATAAGTTACAATGGAAGATGTAATAAAGTTGGATTTGGGAGGTTGGGTTTCTGCTTCAAAAGATTATTCTGAAGGCTTTACAGTGGGGAGAGGGCACTTTCTTCTCAAATCCTCTGCAACCTGGCCAGTTTATGTACAAGGCTTGTCCATTTCAAATTCTTTGTCTCAGTTACAGTACCAGAGTTTGGAAATACCTATTTTGTTGTGGTTTTCAAGCTGACAAGAACAGATGAAAAACATAGTAACCCTGCCTGATATCTCGTCACTGAACTTTTGGGATCAAGGTGAATTACAACACAACTGAACAGTTGTTGAGTGAACTCTTCCTTGTTAATTGTGCTCTGAAATCTTTGCTACCTTTGTGTGACTGTTCTTCCCCATTGACCTCTGATACTTGTTTTGATTGCTGTCCACGAGTGTGGAACGAACTTCACCTTGTTTGTGAATCTGTTAAGCATGGAAATTAAAGAACATTCTTGAATGGTCTTGACTGATGTTACATTACTAACAGAAAAGCACATCTGTCACCTAGAGCTTGAGGATAAGTATTATAGCCGAGGTTGGTAAAAGTTTCATAGCAGAAAAACTGTAACCAATAGGTCCACATCTGAATAGGTTTGTGATTGGTACAGGCTTGTTTATACTTAAAACATTGGGGGTTAACTAAACTTAATTGAAAGTATTGTTCAGATGCCATTTCCTACTCGAGTTTTATTA of the Osmerus eperlanus chromosome 14, fOsmEpe2.1, whole genome shotgun sequence genome contains:
- the fam136a gene encoding protein FAM136A, yielding MAEAHQARVQSVIEDMVQKLERDHIRKMQGRMFKCSAECCEHSTDSMSQVHHCIDRCHTPLAQAQGLVTSELEKFQDRLSRCTMHCNDKAKDLFDSGDKEPAVRALMESCVGSCVDDHVNLIPSMTRRLKDNLDSIPQ